TTAAAAGTTGGGGAATCAAAAGATGACCGAACTCAAACTGGAACAATCTCAAAGTTTGGTCATCAATTACGATTCGATTTAAATAAAGGCTTTCCTTTACTCACTACGAAAAAAGTATCATTCAAACTCATTGCTACAGAATTAATTTGGTTTATTAGAGGCGATACGAATTTAAGGTATTTATTGCAATATAATAATAATATTTGGAATGAATGGGCTTTTGAAAAATATGTACAATCAAATGATTATACAGGTCCAGATATGACAAATTTCGGTCATCGTGCCATCCAAGACCTTGATTTTAATCAAGTATACCAGGAAGAAATGTCAAAATTTAAAACACTTATATTAAATGACGATGATTTTATGCGTAAACATGGTGATCTAGGAAATGTTTATGGCAAACAATGGAGAGACTGGGTGGGGCCTGATGGTCAACACATTGATCAATTATCACAATTAATTGATAACATTAAATCAAATCCCGATTCAAGACGCCACATCATTAGTGCATGGAACCCTGCAGAAATTGATACAATGGCGTTACCACCTTGTCATACACTATTTCAATTTTATGTTCAAGATAACAAATTAAGTTGTCAATTATATCAAAGAAGTGCTGATATTTTTCTTGGGGTGCCTTTTAACATTGCGAGTTATAGCTTACTTACACATTTAATCGCAAAAGAATGTGGTTTGGATGTAGGAGAATTCATTCATACTTTTGGTGATGCGCATATTTACAGTAATCATATTGATGCTGTGGAAACACAACTTGCACGAACAAGTTATGACCCACCAAGTCTTAAAATCAACACAGATAAATCTATTTTTGATTTAGAATATGAAGATTTGGAAATAATAAATTATGAATCTCATCCCATCATAAAAGCACCAATTGCTGTATAATTAGTACAACACCATATTTTAAACTGAATTTCATACACACATAAAAATTTAGAATAACTAGGAGTGAGTCTTATGACGTTATCCATTTTAGTTGCACA
The sequence above is a segment of the Staphylococcus hyicus genome. Coding sequences within it:
- a CDS encoding thymidylate synthase → MNPFDHAYHQLCKEVLKVGESKDDRTQTGTISKFGHQLRFDLNKGFPLLTTKKVSFKLIATELIWFIRGDTNLRYLLQYNNNIWNEWAFEKYVQSNDYTGPDMTNFGHRAIQDLDFNQVYQEEMSKFKTLILNDDDFMRKHGDLGNVYGKQWRDWVGPDGQHIDQLSQLIDNIKSNPDSRRHIISAWNPAEIDTMALPPCHTLFQFYVQDNKLSCQLYQRSADIFLGVPFNIASYSLLTHLIAKECGLDVGEFIHTFGDAHIYSNHIDAVETQLARTSYDPPSLKINTDKSIFDLEYEDLEIINYESHPIIKAPIAV